The Solibacillus daqui genome has a segment encoding these proteins:
- a CDS encoding multicopper oxidase domain-containing protein produces MNRKFHVVAIPIRIVVNHFGDHDPNGMMYVLKENESYIKHQVAKNPFTPVDLVEPLVIRANVGDHIEIKFENQLPFNTSMQIQDAEYNVFTSDGAFVGRNSNTTVPPGKSIVYKWQVHSEGTHFFSDLGNTLSSELGSNVHGLFGALFVEPRGSSWTNPITGKPIKSGLFADIHNPLLPSFREFGWFFHDEMEVDDLTGQQPISPHTLQPEATHSINYRAEPMRNRLRLMQEGVVCPDCEGEEVHHDSWVFGDPATPILRAYIGDPIKIRVIHGGTKETHSFHYHVHQWLSEPNNPNSDLLDVQAISPQTNYLVTPLYGGGSLQGAMGDAIIHCHLYPHFGEGMWGMQRNFDTLQDGSQCYPNGVPIKALQPLPDRPPPPKPTPEKPGFPNFVPGIPGLKAPRPPLGIDCGRKATQIEKNHFAPNAVPGAVFVNPTVPGVTPIREFHVVLIQMPLIYNKQGWHDPEGRLYVLAEDEEDVLAGRKEPEPLIIRANAGEAVRFKFTNKLPETIGGNAFQLVNRTYEAGMHVHFVKFDVLVADGANVGWNYDSGVLSGETIEYQWFADVELKATFWHDHLFANEHQMHGVFAGINIQARGSKFLDSCTGKEIKSGTQATIVNPLIPDFRELSLFVQDFTMLFDKDGCPLNPPPFPSSPEDPGVMAVNYKNEPIQFRLKEPDCDPAYVFSSWVHGDPVTPMLQAYKGDPVRIRLLQGAHEESHSFNLHRQRWHKERPNLFSKLDQQQHIAIAESFTLEFSMEGEGDFDTLYHYGSVDDIWLGNWGIFRSFEKRVPHLIPLPDRDPPPPRYFPLPCTTGKTPPRARLPKNTIPANATIRKYDVVALNARIEYNNEGDHDPCGIIFALNDDKESILNKKVNPEPLVLRANVGEYVEITLTNELDGKFHHGALHGYPDVPVSAPFPPSQRISLHAQLVNYDVRYSDGATVGFNLDQTIAPGESIKYIWYIDTDFGSANLMDMADIRNHRHHGAFGILIAESRGSKFLHPKTRKEGNIGHQAIISNPLLPEFREFSLVMHDGVRLLDKNGNLIIDPEPLLVDPEEEIEDFEDQGSRGFNYRNERFSHHVTDLNDVFKVFSADKVRNPSTPLFLAYPGDPVTIRFAFPSDKPRAHTFTIHAHHFLRSKKDISSSIASFKGENTVGTNDDFHLFYGAGGLSQQPGDYMYRSGNIRWDIELGLWGIFRVLNSTNSDLAPLKDYSESAKDCE; encoded by the coding sequence ATGAATAGAAAATTTCACGTTGTTGCAATTCCAATTCGCATTGTTGTCAATCATTTCGGTGACCACGATCCAAACGGTATGATGTATGTTTTAAAAGAAAATGAAAGTTATATCAAACATCAAGTAGCTAAGAATCCATTTACGCCAGTAGATTTAGTTGAGCCATTGGTTATTCGCGCAAATGTAGGCGACCATATTGAAATCAAATTTGAAAATCAGCTACCCTTCAATACTTCGATGCAAATTCAAGATGCAGAATACAATGTTTTTACTTCGGACGGTGCTTTTGTAGGTAGAAATTCGAATACAACAGTTCCACCTGGAAAAAGTATTGTCTACAAATGGCAAGTACATTCTGAAGGAACTCATTTTTTCTCTGATCTAGGAAATACATTGTCAAGTGAATTAGGTAGTAATGTTCATGGTTTGTTTGGTGCACTTTTCGTAGAACCTCGTGGATCTTCTTGGACAAATCCTATCACAGGTAAACCAATTAAAAGTGGGCTATTTGCAGATATTCACAATCCACTGCTCCCCTCTTTTAGAGAATTCGGTTGGTTTTTCCACGACGAGATGGAAGTAGATGATTTAACGGGTCAACAGCCTATTAGTCCCCATACACTTCAACCAGAAGCAACACATTCCATTAACTATCGAGCAGAGCCGATGCGAAACAGACTACGGTTAATGCAAGAAGGTGTAGTATGTCCAGATTGTGAGGGCGAAGAAGTTCATCACGACTCTTGGGTATTTGGCGACCCAGCAACGCCTATTTTACGAGCCTATATAGGAGACCCTATAAAAATCAGGGTAATTCATGGAGGTACAAAAGAGACACATTCATTCCACTATCATGTCCACCAATGGTTATCTGAACCGAATAATCCAAATTCAGACCTTCTTGATGTGCAAGCCATTTCGCCACAAACAAACTACTTAGTCACACCATTATATGGAGGCGGTTCGTTACAAGGAGCAATGGGTGACGCTATTATTCATTGCCACCTATACCCCCATTTTGGAGAAGGCATGTGGGGAATGCAACGAAATTTTGATACGTTGCAAGATGGAAGCCAATGTTACCCTAATGGCGTGCCTATTAAAGCACTTCAGCCGCTACCTGATCGACCACCACCACCAAAACCAACACCTGAAAAACCAGGATTTCCAAACTTTGTGCCTGGAATTCCTGGCCTTAAAGCGCCACGTCCACCTCTTGGAATTGACTGCGGAAGAAAAGCTACTCAAATCGAAAAAAATCATTTTGCTCCAAACGCGGTTCCTGGTGCTGTTTTTGTCAACCCAACTGTTCCAGGTGTTACACCAATAAGGGAATTCCATGTTGTTCTTATACAAATGCCACTTATTTACAATAAACAAGGTTGGCATGATCCCGAAGGCCGCTTATATGTTTTAGCTGAAGATGAAGAAGACGTATTAGCTGGCAGAAAGGAACCTGAACCACTTATTATTCGAGCAAATGCTGGTGAGGCTGTTCGTTTTAAGTTTACCAATAAGCTACCTGAGACCATTGGCGGAAATGCATTTCAATTAGTCAACCGAACATATGAGGCTGGTATGCATGTTCACTTTGTTAAATTTGACGTTTTAGTTGCGGATGGAGCGAATGTAGGATGGAATTACGATTCCGGCGTTCTTTCCGGTGAAACAATTGAATATCAATGGTTTGCAGATGTAGAGTTAAAAGCAACATTTTGGCATGATCATTTATTTGCCAATGAACATCAGATGCACGGCGTATTTGCGGGTATCAATATTCAAGCAAGAGGCTCAAAATTTTTAGACTCCTGTACGGGGAAAGAAATTAAATCCGGTACACAAGCAACAATCGTCAATCCGTTAATTCCTGACTTCCGTGAATTAAGTTTATTTGTACAAGATTTTACGATGTTATTTGATAAAGACGGATGTCCTCTTAATCCACCACCATTTCCTAGTTCACCAGAGGATCCAGGAGTAATGGCTGTCAACTATAAAAATGAACCAATTCAATTTCGATTAAAAGAACCCGATTGTGATCCAGCTTATGTTTTTAGCTCCTGGGTACACGGGGATCCTGTAACGCCAATGCTACAAGCCTATAAAGGAGATCCGGTTCGAATTCGCCTCCTTCAAGGCGCACATGAGGAATCACATAGCTTTAACCTCCATCGTCAACGTTGGCATAAAGAACGTCCAAACTTATTTTCAAAACTAGATCAGCAACAACATATAGCCATCGCCGAATCCTTCACATTGGAATTTAGCATGGAAGGGGAAGGAGATTTCGATACACTTTACCATTATGGTTCGGTAGATGATATTTGGTTAGGAAACTGGGGTATTTTTCGATCATTTGAAAAAAGAGTACCTCATTTAATTCCTTTACCAGACAGGGATCCTCCTCCCCCACGATATTTCCCTTTACCGTGCACTACAGGGAAAACTCCACCAAGAGCAAGACTGCCAAAAAACACAATTCCAGCAAATGCAACTATTCGTAAATATGACGTTGTTGCTTTAAATGCTCGAATTGAGTATAACAATGAAGGCGATCATGATCCTTGTGGAATTATTTTTGCGCTCAATGACGATAAAGAGAGTATTTTAAATAAAAAGGTAAACCCAGAGCCATTAGTATTGCGTGCAAATGTTGGAGAATATGTCGAAATCACACTTACGAATGAATTGGACGGTAAATTCCACCATGGAGCCTTACATGGTTATCCCGATGTACCTGTCAGCGCACCATTCCCTCCATCACAACGAATATCATTACATGCACAATTAGTTAATTATGACGTTCGCTATTCTGATGGAGCAACTGTTGGATTCAACCTTGATCAAACGATCGCACCTGGAGAAAGTATTAAGTATATCTGGTATATTGATACTGATTTCGGATCAGCTAATCTAATGGATATGGCAGACATTCGCAATCATCGACATCACGGGGCATTTGGTATATTAATTGCTGAGTCTAGAGGGTCAAAGTTTCTTCATCCTAAGACTAGAAAAGAAGGAAATATCGGACACCAAGCCATTATTTCGAATCCATTGCTCCCTGAGTTTAGAGAGTTCTCGCTCGTCATGCATGATGGAGTAAGACTTCTTGATAAGAATGGCAATTTAATAATTGATCCCGAACCACTCCTCGTCGATCCAGAGGAAGAAATAGAAGATTTTGAAGATCAGGGTTCAAGAGGCTTTAATTATCGAAACGAGCGTTTTAGTCATCATGTTACAGATTTGAATGATGTTTTTAAAGTCTTTAGTGCAGATAAAGTAAGAAACCCAAGCACACCATTATTCTTGGCTTATCCAGGAGACCCAGTAACAATTCGTTTTGCGTTCCCTTCCGATAAACCGCGAGCCCATACATTCACCATCCATGCACACCATTTCTTAAGAAGTAAAAAAGACATTTCTTCTTCAATTGCTTCCTTTAAAGGAGAAAATACTGTAGGAACTAATGACGATTTCCATTTATTCTACGGAGCAGGTGGACTGTCTCAACAACCAGGAGACTATATGTATCGTTCAGGAAATATTAGATGGGATATTGAATTAGGTTTATGGGGCATTTTTAGAGTCCTTAATAGTACTAATTCAGATTTAGCACCTCTAAAAGACTATTCAGAATCAGCAAAAGATTGTGAATAA
- a CDS encoding DALR anticodon-binding domain-containing protein: protein MSVILVEDSVKESRLLFCYCVATVLQDGLKLLGLKAPSNM from the coding sequence GTGAGTGTTATCTTAGTAGAAGACTCGGTAAAGGAGAGCCGATTACTGTTTTGTTATTGTGTAGCAACCGTATTGCAGGACGGGCTGAAGCTATTAGGGTTGAAGGCACCGAGTAATATGTAG
- a CDS encoding helix-turn-helix transcriptional regulator: MKEVVITNHVKVRRIELGNLTQGDLAKQVGVTRQTMNLIEAQKYNPTIKVCLLIAAALDTSIEKLFWLEED; encoded by the coding sequence TTGAAGGAGGTTGTCATAACGAATCATGTGAAGGTTCGACGCATTGAGCTCGGCAATTTAACGCAGGGGGATTTGGCGAAACAAGTGGGTGTCACCAGACAAACGATGAATTTAATCGAAGCCCAAAAGTATAATCCAACAATTAAGGTGTGTTTATTAATTGCGGCCGCACTGGATACGTCGATCGAAAAATTATTTTGGTTGGAGGAAGATTGA
- a CDS encoding DUF3784 domain-containing protein, with protein MTMDLLIMGALFLVMGFLVGVKKMTWLLAGYNQKRVKDQEKLARLVGGTFGIVGIALVICGVIGLTQVETLLPIALGILLLQVVYVNIKLVE; from the coding sequence ATGACGATGGATTTGTTAATTATGGGTGCTTTGTTTTTAGTGATGGGCTTTTTAGTTGGCGTGAAAAAAATGACATGGTTATTAGCGGGCTATAATCAAAAGCGTGTGAAAGATCAAGAAAAGCTAGCGCGTTTAGTTGGTGGAACATTTGGGATTGTTGGAATTGCTCTAGTAATTTGTGGGGTCATTGGTTTAACACAGGTGGAGACGCTATTACCGATTGCGTTAGGAATTTTATTACTTCAAGTTGTTTATGTGAATATTAAATTAGTAGAATAA
- a CDS encoding YybH family protein, producing MTAIDLLNKYIDATNTHDFKNVQACLHPNAVYWFTGTNCTNMNEIQAYFENAWDTIKNEIYRAKDIHWLVNEADSATCIYTYEYEGYFNGKYVQGNGRATNVFVKDDQNEWKLIHEHLSNIK from the coding sequence ATGACAGCTATTGATTTATTAAATAAATATATTGATGCAACCAATACACACGATTTTAAAAACGTTCAGGCATGTTTACACCCGAATGCAGTTTATTGGTTTACTGGCACTAATTGTACAAATATGAACGAAATCCAAGCGTATTTTGAGAATGCATGGGATACAATTAAAAATGAAATCTATCGAGCAAAAGATATCCATTGGCTTGTTAATGAAGCAGATAGTGCAACATGTATTTATACCTATGAATATGAAGGTTATTTTAATGGGAAATACGTGCAGGGAAATGGACGAGCAACAAATGTATTTGTGAAAGATGATCAAAATGAGTGGAAATTAATACATGAGCATTTGAGCAATATTAAATAA
- a CDS encoding helix-turn-helix transcriptional regulator, protein MYSQLVQHIVDTLEENILSEWQLEQYAEKIGYSKFYLTRQFKKETGLSIGAYIRKRRLAVAAFLLLHSDESILGISFECQFQSQEAFTRAFKELYQMPPGKYRNLMRSINFKEEQEMTTNEVKGWLLTGTNPSLYTIKADHEVFHTGSKSGYLGSTQPAEEGQFGTLMQVFSAKNWIGKRMKMSCFIKTKDAMKCGAWCRIDSKNGDLVQFDNMDNRSIHGTTDWNYYSIVLDVTEESAAIHFGVLLVGSGEVWIDGVSFEEVDHSVPSTNMTNSASNLPLEPVNLGFDYL, encoded by the coding sequence ATGTATAGTCAACTTGTCCAACATATTGTAGATACGCTAGAGGAAAATATTTTATCTGAATGGCAGCTTGAGCAGTATGCCGAAAAAATTGGTTACTCGAAGTTTTATTTAACAAGGCAATTTAAAAAGGAGACAGGCTTATCTATCGGTGCTTATATTCGAAAAAGACGACTTGCTGTCGCTGCTTTCTTACTGTTGCATTCCGATGAATCAATACTCGGTATTTCATTTGAATGTCAATTTCAATCGCAAGAAGCATTCACACGTGCTTTTAAAGAGCTATATCAGATGCCACCGGGGAAATATCGTAATTTAATGCGTTCAATAAACTTTAAGGAGGAACAGGAAATGACAACAAATGAAGTGAAAGGCTGGCTTTTAACGGGGACAAACCCATCTTTATATACAATTAAAGCCGATCATGAGGTATTTCATACAGGCTCAAAATCGGGCTATTTAGGCAGCACACAGCCTGCTGAGGAAGGTCAATTTGGTACTTTAATGCAAGTATTTTCAGCTAAAAATTGGATTGGTAAGCGCATGAAAATGTCTTGCTTTATTAAAACAAAAGATGCGATGAAATGCGGGGCTTGGTGCCGTATTGATTCGAAAAACGGGGACCTCGTTCAATTCGACAACATGGATAATCGTTCAATTCATGGTACGACAGATTGGAATTACTATTCGATTGTACTCGATGTAACAGAAGAAAGCGCAGCCATTCATTTTGGTGTGTTACTTGTTGGCTCGGGTGAAGTATGGATAGACGGGGTTAGTTTTGAAGAAGTTGATCATTCCGTTCCTTCAACGAATATGACTAACTCAGCTTCAAATTTACCATTAGAACCAGTAAATTTAGGTTTTGATTATTTATGA
- a CDS encoding DJ-1/PfpI family protein, which produces MKKTAVLIYPNFSEYELTTALSILMQGAKPVSIISIDKEPVKGEAGLTLMADQTIDQINYEEFDSLLLTGCMDVFAIIDNTKYIDFIKKISNQDNFIIASISSSPALLAKAGLLKNNNYTVGLLEEARNNSGLFEGANYVNELLVKDGNIITAWGSAFIKFGILFGKSLDLQFEEGWYGK; this is translated from the coding sequence TTGAAAAAAACAGCGGTACTTATTTATCCTAATTTTAGTGAATATGAGTTAACAACGGCATTGTCAATTTTAATGCAAGGTGCTAAACCTGTAAGTATTATATCAATAGACAAAGAACCAGTTAAGGGAGAGGCAGGTCTTACATTAATGGCAGATCAAACAATTGATCAAATTAATTATGAAGAATTCGACAGTCTTCTATTAACTGGGTGTATGGATGTTTTTGCTATCATTGACAATACGAAATATATTGATTTTATTAAAAAGATTTCGAATCAGGATAATTTCATTATAGCTAGTATTTCAAGTTCGCCCGCTTTACTAGCAAAAGCAGGATTATTAAAGAATAATAATTATACAGTTGGATTACTAGAGGAAGCTAGAAACAATTCTGGGTTATTCGAAGGTGCCAATTATGTTAATGAATTATTAGTGAAAGATGGCAATATTATCACTGCATGGGGTTCAGCTTTTATTAAATTTGGTATTCTATTTGGAAAATCACTGGATCTTCAATTTGAAGAAGGCTGGTATGGTAAATAA
- a CDS encoding NUDIX hydrolase, protein MGYIERLRKVVGSEPLLLVGVAVAVINDKGKILLQKRNDGVWGVPGGFMELGESTEETGRREVLEETGLEIGQLDLIGVFSGKQHFVKLPNGDEFYPVTIAYISKEIKGGVLQADGQETTMAKFFNMNELPDQLNPLIKNMIQQYALTI, encoded by the coding sequence ATGGGTTACATTGAAAGATTACGCAAAGTCGTAGGCAGCGAGCCTTTACTATTAGTCGGAGTTGCGGTTGCTGTCATAAACGACAAGGGGAAAATATTATTACAAAAACGAAATGATGGTGTTTGGGGCGTTCCGGGCGGTTTTATGGAATTAGGCGAGTCAACTGAGGAAACCGGTAGAAGAGAAGTATTAGAGGAAACGGGGCTTGAAATTGGACAGCTTGATTTAATCGGCGTGTTTTCAGGGAAGCAACATTTTGTTAAACTGCCGAATGGTGATGAGTTCTATCCTGTAACAATAGCTTACATTTCAAAAGAAATTAAAGGTGGCGTCCTTCAAGCAGATGGTCAAGAAACAACTATGGCTAAGTTTTTTAACATGAATGAGCTACCAGATCAACTAAATCCCTTGATAAAAAACATGATACAACAATATGCACTTACAATTTAA
- a CDS encoding alpha/beta fold hydrolase, giving the protein MIYFDEYGDRNKPTILLLHGASAVDTFTQQYQLLHNYHLIVPHLYGAGESVAVTYDPHKLKQEILELVKSLNKPSIRIMGHSIGAQLAVMLVAENPELFSRAVFLSAWVHPNEKTIRMYCKTASVTFKLLRYKWVVKLQAKYWNYTKKQSDYMADYARKLTVENYQAFFKATMNIKDYPEFYDVTIPMLAICGQRESKEIKSSLELLGQNACCKTMVLPKAGHDFPMRCASGLNPILESFFDETIK; this is encoded by the coding sequence ATGATTTATTTTGATGAATATGGTGATCGAAATAAGCCAACGATCTTGTTATTACATGGTGCATCGGCTGTAGATACGTTCACGCAACAATATCAACTCCTACATAACTATCATCTCATTGTGCCACATCTATATGGCGCGGGTGAATCTGTCGCAGTAACATACGATCCACACAAGCTTAAGCAAGAGATTTTAGAGCTCGTAAAATCGCTAAATAAGCCGAGCATTAGGATAATGGGACATTCTATTGGGGCGCAGCTTGCCGTCATGTTGGTTGCTGAAAATCCCGAGTTGTTTTCACGTGCTGTGTTTTTAAGTGCATGGGTACATCCAAATGAAAAAACGATTCGCATGTATTGCAAAACGGCATCAGTAACTTTTAAATTACTGCGATATAAATGGGTCGTGAAATTGCAGGCGAAGTATTGGAACTATACGAAGAAGCAGTCAGATTATATGGCTGACTATGCCAGGAAATTAACCGTCGAAAACTATCAAGCTTTTTTCAAAGCGACAATGAACATTAAGGATTATCCAGAATTCTATGATGTTACGATTCCAATGCTAGCAATTTGCGGGCAGCGCGAAAGTAAGGAGATCAAAAGCTCGCTTGAATTATTAGGGCAAAATGCATGTTGTAAGACAATGGTGTTACCAAAAGCGGGGCATGATTTTCCGATGCGTTGTGCAAGTGGATTGAATCCTATTTTAGAAAGTTTTTTTGATGAGACGATAAAGTAA
- a CDS encoding GNAT family N-acetyltransferase: protein MFPILETERLILREVVPQDAQNIYSYFSNDLVTKHYGMDTMTQLADAEALIQAFATNFSQQRAIRWAIERKDEPGLIGTIGFNLWSKIHRRAEIGYELHPDFWRAGYTSEALNIVTEYGFNELGLTRIGAVVYLENTPSNQLLLKNGFEKEGVLRNYMYQNEQAHDVNMFSKVKR from the coding sequence ATGTTTCCAATATTAGAAACTGAACGTTTAATTTTAAGAGAGGTAGTTCCACAAGACGCGCAAAATATTTATTCCTATTTTTCAAACGACCTTGTAACAAAACACTATGGAATGGATACGATGACACAATTAGCTGATGCCGAAGCTTTAATCCAAGCATTTGCAACGAATTTCAGTCAACAACGAGCAATCCGTTGGGCGATTGAGCGAAAAGATGAACCGGGTTTAATTGGGACAATTGGCTTTAATTTATGGTCAAAGATACATAGACGTGCGGAAATTGGCTATGAGCTGCACCCGGATTTTTGGCGGGCAGGCTATACTTCAGAAGCTTTAAATATAGTGACAGAATACGGCTTTAATGAACTAGGGTTAACAAGAATTGGCGCAGTAGTTTATCTAGAAAATACACCATCAAATCAATTGTTATTGAAAAATGGCTTTGAAAAAGAAGGGGTTTTACGTAACTATATGTATCAAAATGAACAGGCACATGATGTGAACATGTTTTCTAAGGTGAAGCGCTAA
- a CDS encoding serine hydrolase domain-containing protein, which translates to MKLENINIEERMEHYNVQGLSITLLEGGKISGTENYGLLEVESNRRANEDSIFSACSISKFLTGMLAMNLVEKGLLALDDDVNESLVSWKVPENDFTRNKKVTLRNLLSHQSGIKDPEDSYSELNSKIGIPSMAELLEGQTPYCKTSIEVKCEPESEFHYSDAGFCIIQQLIEDVTEKPFHKVMNEQVFEPLGMANSHFNTTMLEVDRQNFSCGHNKNGELVDGKYPIYPYPAASGLWTTSLDLAELVLELMNAVKGESKVGISESLAKEMITSQRGKSWTGLGLFLEGSEKELEITSLGWGVGFQCMMVAFPYLEKGAVIMTNSELGVHQMEGIIGEIYKTLLS; encoded by the coding sequence GTGAAATTAGAGAACATTAACATTGAAGAACGAATGGAACATTACAATGTACAAGGTCTAAGTATCACATTGCTTGAAGGTGGTAAAATTAGTGGAACAGAAAATTACGGCTTATTAGAAGTGGAAAGCAATAGACGAGCAAATGAAGATTCTATTTTTAGTGCGTGTTCAATTAGCAAGTTCTTAACAGGAATGCTCGCTATGAATCTAGTAGAGAAAGGACTTCTTGCTTTAGATGATGATGTGAATGAAAGTCTTGTATCGTGGAAAGTCCCAGAAAATGATTTTACTAGAAATAAAAAAGTGACATTGAGAAACTTACTAAGTCATCAATCTGGAATAAAAGACCCTGAAGATAGTTATTCTGAACTAAATTCGAAAATAGGGATTCCTTCGATGGCTGAATTATTAGAGGGGCAAACTCCATATTGTAAAACTTCTATTGAAGTCAAGTGTGAACCAGAAAGTGAATTCCATTATTCGGATGCAGGCTTTTGTATCATTCAGCAACTGATAGAAGATGTTACTGAAAAACCGTTTCATAAAGTTATGAATGAGCAAGTATTTGAACCATTAGGAATGGCAAATAGCCATTTCAATACAACAATGTTGGAAGTAGATAGACAAAATTTTTCTTGTGGTCACAACAAAAACGGTGAATTAGTAGATGGAAAATATCCTATATACCCTTATCCAGCGGCTTCTGGATTATGGACAACTTCATTGGATTTAGCTGAATTAGTTCTTGAGTTAATGAATGCTGTAAAGGGAGAAAGTAAGGTTGGTATTTCGGAAAGTTTAGCAAAGGAAATGATAACCTCACAAAGAGGTAAAAGTTGGACTGGGTTAGGCTTGTTTCTTGAAGGCTCAGAAAAAGAACTTGAAATTACATCACTAGGTTGGGGAGTGGGTTTTCAATGTATGATGGTGGCGTTTCCGTATTTAGAAAAAGGTGCGGTCATAATGACGAATTCAGAATTAGGTGTTCATCAAATGGAAGGTATTATAGGAGAAATATATAAAACTCTTTTATCTTAA
- a CDS encoding GNAT family N-acetyltransferase, whose amino-acid sequence MQIALANPTQISEVVSFFNENLERNNSAVYSEEFFCPLGVKAAIRRKQMIVATVEGQVVGAFRYYRKKTQNKISLYQFAISEVYRGQGLLKKMLKTINDVPIVALCPIDSNFNDYYYKSGWILQEQSDEFKIWVFSNPN is encoded by the coding sequence ATGCAGATAGCCTTAGCAAATCCAACTCAAATATCTGAAGTGGTATCGTTCTTCAACGAAAATTTAGAACGCAATAACAGTGCGGTCTATTCTGAAGAGTTTTTTTGTCCTCTTGGAGTTAAAGCAGCGATAAGAAGAAAGCAAATGATAGTGGCAACAGTAGAAGGTCAAGTAGTGGGGGCATTTCGGTATTACCGAAAAAAAACACAAAACAAAATTTCCTTGTATCAATTTGCGATAAGCGAGGTTTATCGTGGTCAAGGGTTGTTAAAAAAGATGTTAAAAACGATAAATGATGTACCTATTGTTGCGCTATGTCCAATTGATTCCAATTTTAATGATTATTATTATAAATCAGGTTGGATTTTACAAGAACAAAGTGACGAGTTCAAAATCTGGGTTTTTAGTAACCCTAATTAA